The Acidihalobacter prosperus genomic sequence GTGGTCGGCGCGGCTGCCGGAGTGGACTGCGCCGACCGCGCCATCGGCAACGGCGAGACGCTGCAATTAGGCGGAGAAACGCTTATCGCAATGGCGACGCCGGGCCATACGCGCGGTTGCACCAGCTACCGCTGGCGCGACCGGGTGTTCACGGGAGATACCCTGCTGATCGGCGGCTGCGGCCGCACCGATTTCCAGCAAGGCGATGCGGGGCAACTGTACGACAGCCTGCAGCGCCTGCTCGCACTGCCCGGCGAGACGTTGGTCTATCCCGCGCATGATTACGCCGGCCGTCGGGTCTCGTGTATCGACGAGGAGCGCCGGCTCAACTCCAGAATCGCCGGGCGCGACCGCGAGGCGTTCGTC encodes the following:
- a CDS encoding MBL fold metallo-hydrolase; its protein translation is MGLFRQLFDDDSSTLSYLIADEVSREALIIDPVLGQVARDLALIRECGLTLRHVVETHVHADHVTGAARLREATGASVVVGAAAGVDCADRAIGNGETLQLGGETLIAMATPGHTRGCTSYRWRDRVFTGDTLLIGGCGRTDFQQGDAGQLYDSLQRLLALPGETLVYPAHDYAGRRVSCIDEERRLNSRIAGRDREAFVALMGGLRLPYPRRIDEALPANEACGRARRKAAAAPV